From Panicum hallii strain FIL2 chromosome 2, PHallii_v3.1, whole genome shotgun sequence, a single genomic window includes:
- the LOC112883457 gene encoding grpE protein homolog 2, mitochondrial-like encodes MVASRLLARLSRQRVAAAAASTAVRRPAAARFGVAAAEPFAASFSSLRVPYMLNHHSRYSSSIFQKFGFSSVSPQQSDKEVKEPKDQESNSAGSNEDSSSSGSEKASEQGIEDVDLSKDDLVKLVHEKEELLKSKDDEIKDMKDKVLRSYAEMENIMARTKRESENSKKYAVQNFSKSLLDVADNLARASSVVKESFSKIDTSKDSAGAVPLLKTLLEGVDMTDKQLAEILKKFGVEKFDPINEKFDPSRHWAIFQIPDPSKPPGTVASVVKVGYMLHDRVLRPAEVGVTEGGATATETKEAEQPEQKTAED; translated from the exons ATGGTGGCCTCGCGCCTCCTCGCGCGCTTGTCCAGGCAGcgcgtcgcggcggcggcggcgtccaccGCGGTGcggcgcccggcggcggcgcgcttcggggtggcggcggcggaaccgTTCGCTGCTTCCTTCTCTTCGCTCAGG GTTCCATATATGTTGAATCATCATTCGAGATACTCGAGCAGCATCTTTCAAAAGTTTGGGTTCTCATCTGTTTCGCCCCAACAAAGTGACAAGGAGGTTAAGGAACCAAAAGACCAGGAAAGCAACTCAGCTGGATCCAATGAAGACAGTAGTTCGTCTGGAAGTGAGAAGGCATCAGAACAAG GTATCGAAGACGTTGATCTGTCAAAAGATGATCTTGTGAAGCTAGTTCATGAGAAGGAAGAATTATTGAAGTCCAAGGATGATGAAATTAAAGATATGAAGGACAAGGTTTTGCGCAGCTATGCAGAAATGGAAAATATCATGGCTCGGACAAAGCGTGAATCTGAAAACTCCAAAAAGTATGCAGTACAG AACTTCTCTAAGAGCTTGTTAGATGTTGCTGACAATTTGGCTAGAGCATCATCTGTTGTCAAGGAAagcttctcaaaaattgatacGTCTAAAGATTCTGCTGGAGCTGTGCCACTACTGAAAACTCTTCTGGAGGGTGTAGACATGACTGACAAGCAACTAGCAGAG ATTCTCAAGAAGTTTGGAGTTGAAAAGTTCGATCCAATAAATGAGAAGTTTGATCCTAGCAGGCATTGGGCAATTTTCCAAATTCCTGATCCTTCAAAGCCACCAGGAACTGTTGCTTCTGTTGTAAAG GTGGGCTACATGTTACATGACCGCGTCCTGCGCCCTGCGGAAGTCGGTGTTACAGAGGGAGGAGCAACCGCAACTGAGACCAAAGAGGCAGAACAGCCCGAGCAGAAAACAGCCGAGGATTAA